From the Primulina tabacum isolate GXHZ01 chromosome 15, ASM2559414v2, whole genome shotgun sequence genome, one window contains:
- the LOC142526902 gene encoding F-box protein SKIP16-like isoform X2, with protein MGLEDMGGLAMHVILSKLAPSDVASFCCVSERLRVWASDDSLWARFCSDELNLSSPRDPNGNPTVSFKAAYRAWREGFAMYPWSLVMRAKSCWSKLKAWLAVNFPEVLPTLRKGASEDEIKRFEKSLKIKLPLPTRVLYRFCDGQELPDEDISGSLPSSLLGIIGGYSVYDHLVNVFLLPLSQMVLETKDYMRLIGLSGRSYKYIVVAASATYSEKSFFLNCISGQLFVGTRNLVKDGEMLPCVPDALINSVHDPKGSQQQDAMLLWLEEHGRRLQDGIIGVCQERKLRRINLFPEKAPICSSAVTNGVKACSVSVGLLVQKRGCSLGT; from the exons ATGGGGTTGGAGGATATGGGCGGGTTGGCGATGCACGTAATTCTGTCGAAATTGGCTCCGTCGGACGTTGCATCATTTTGCTGTGTCAGTGAAAGGCTTCGGGTTTGGGCCTCCGACGATTCCCTTTGGGCCCGATTCTGCTCCGACGAGCTCAATCTATCCTCCCCTCGCGATCCCAACGGCAATCCAACCGTTTCTTTTAAG GCAGCTTATAGAGCATGGCGAGAAGGATTTGCCATGTATCCATGGTCACTTGTTATGCGAGCCAAAAGTTGTTGGAGCAAACTTAAAGCGTGGTTGGCAGTAAACTTTCCCGAGGTTTTGCCAACTCTACGTAAGGGCGCATCTGAAGATGAAATCAAGCGGTTTGAGAAGTCTTTGAAAATAAAACTCCCCCTTCCTACTAGGGTTCTTTATCGCTTTTGTGATGGCCAAGAACTGCCTGATGAAGATATCAGTGGCAGCTTACCCTCAAGTTTGTTGGGTATCATTGGTGGTTATTCTGTGTACGATCACCTCGTGAATGTGTTCTTGTTACCCTTAAGCCAAATGGTACTTGAAACAAAGGATTATATGCGTCTGATAGGACTTAGTGGTAgatcatataaatatattgtagTGGCAGCTTCTGCTACTTACAGTgagaaaagtttttttttaaactgtATCAGCGGTCAACTTTTTGTGGGCACTAGGAATCTGGTGAAAGATGGAGAAATGCTGCCTTGTGTTCCTGATGCATTGATCAATTCAGTGCATGATCCAAAAGGTAGCCAACAGCAGGATGCCATGCTACTATGGCTAGAAGAACATGGACGTCGCTTGCAAGATGGAATTATTGGTGTTTGCCAAGAGAGAAAATTACGACGTATAAATCTGTTCCCTGAAAAAGCTCCCATCTGCTCCTCTGCTGTGACAAATGGCGTAAAG GCCTGTTCTGTTAGTGTCGGCCTTTTGGTACAAAAAAGAGGATGTAGTCTGGGCACATAA
- the LOC142526680 gene encoding pre-mRNA-processing factor 19-like produces the protein MNCSISGEVPEEPVVAKNSGLLFEKRLIERHILDYGKCPITGESLTMEDIVPIKTGKVVKPRPVQAASIPGMLGMFQIEWDGLMLSNFALEQQLHTARQELSHALYQHDAACRVIARLKKERDEARSLLAQAERQIPSSFTAPNATNAAALSNGKRAAEEDEMGPDGKRIRPGISSSVISELTDCNAALSQQRKKRQIPSTLAPVDAVERFTQLNSHPLHRTNKPGILSLDIQYSKDIIVTAGVDSNVVVFDRPSGQIVSNLSGHSKKVTNVKFATEAEFIVTGSADKTVRVWQGSENGNYDCRHILKDHTAEVQAVTIHATNNYFVTASLDSTWCFYDLASGLCLTQVEETSGSSEGYTSAAFHPDGLILGTGTTGAIVKIWDVKSQANVARFDGHIGAVTAISFSENGYFLATAAQDGVKLWDLRKLRNFRTFSPYEENTPTQSVEFDHSGNYLAIGGSDIRVYQVANVKSEWNCIKTFPDLSGTGKATCVKFGPDAKYIAVGSMDRNLRIFGLPEEDGPSES, from the exons ATGAATTGTTCTA TTTCCGGTGAGGTTCCGGAGGAACCTGTCGTCGCGAAGAATTCAGGTCTCCTCTTCGAGAAGCGCTTAATTGAGCGCCACATCTTG GATTATGGAAAATGCCCAATTACTGGAGAATCCCTGACAATGGAAGATATTGTTCCAATCAAGACTGGGAAG GTAGTGAAGCCCAGACCAGTGCAAGCTGCAAGTATTCCAGGGATGCTGGGAATGTTTCAGATT GAATGGGATGGTTTGATGCTTTCAAATTTTGCACTGGAGCAACAATTACATACTGCAAGGCAAGAGCTAAGTCATGCATTATATCAG CATGATGCAGCATGTCGTGTTATTGCAAGATTGAAGAAGGAAAGGGATGAGGCTAGATCATTACTGGCACAGGCTGAAAGACAGATTCCCTCATCATTTACTGCTCCAAACGCAACAAATGCTGCTGCATTAAGCAATGGGAAAAGAG CTGCCGAGGAAGATGAGATGGGTCCAGATGGGAAAAGAATCCGTCCAGGAATCTCAAGTAGTGTTATTTCCGAGCTTACAGACTGTAATGCTGCTCTTTCACAACAAAGGAAAAAGCGCCAG ATACCTTCGACATTGGCTCCTGTTGATGCTGTGGAGAGGTTCACTCAACTTAATAGTCATCCTCTTCATCGAACTAATAAACCTGGCATATTGTCTTTGGATATTCAGTATTCCAAG GACATCATTGTCACTGCTGGGGTTGATTCAAATGTTGTAGTCTTTGATAGACCTTCAGGACAGATAGTATCTAATCTCAGTGGTCATTCAAAAAAG GTCACAAATGTCAAATTTGCAACTGAGGCTGAATTCATAGTTACTGGCTCTGCTGATAAG ACAGTTCGAGTGTGGCAAGGATCTGAAAATGGAAACTATGATTGTAGGCATATTCTGAAGGATCATACTGCTGAG GTGCAAGCTGTAACAATTCATGCTACCAATAACTACTTTGTTACGGCTTCTCTTGATAGCACGTGGTGCTTCTATGATCTAGCTTCTGGTTTATGCCTTActcag GTTGAGGAAACTTCTGGATCTTCTGAAGGCTACACATCTGCAGCTTTTCACCCAGATGGTCTCATTCTTGGAACTGGTACCACTGGTGCTATTGTTAAGATTTGGGATGTTAAGAGTCAG GCGAATGTTGCGAGATTTGATGGGCATATTGGAGCAGTGACTGCCAtttcattttcagaaaatggtTACTTCCTGGCG ACTGCTGCTCAAGATGGTGTTAAGTTGTGGGATCTACGAAAATTGAGGAACTTTAGGACTTTCTCTCCGTATGAGGAAAATACACCTACACAATCAG TGGAATTTGATCATAGTGGAAATTACCTTGCGATAGGAGGGTCGGACATTAG AGTTTATCAAGTTGCCAATGTTAAATCTGAATGGAATTGTATCAAGACGTTCCCTGATTTGTCAGGCACAG GCAAAGCAACATGCGTAAAATTTGGCCCTGATGCAAAATACATTGCTGTTGGCTCGATGGATAGAAATCTTAGAATATTTGGACTTCCTGAGGAGGATGGTCCATCAGAATCTTGA
- the LOC142526902 gene encoding F-box protein SKIP16-like isoform X1 → MGLEDMGGLAMHVILSKLAPSDVASFCCVSERLRVWASDDSLWARFCSDELNLSSPRDPNGNPTVSFKAAYRAWREGFAMYPWSLVMRAKSCWSKLKAWLAVNFPEVLPTLRKGASEDEIKRFEKSLKIKLPLPTRVLYRFCDGQELPDEDISGSLPSSLLGIIGGYSVYDHLVNVFLLPLSQMVLETKDYMRLIGLSGRSYKYIVVAASATYSEKSFFLNCISGQLFVGTRNLVKDGEMLPCVPDALINSVHDPKGSQQQDAMLLWLEEHGRRLQDGIIGVCQERKLRRINLFPEKAPICSSAVTNGVKVRASAAFVPEFSNLQDESDKFMFAYSIRLSLSPDGCIINGMTFSSCQLYWRSWIIRDNDLVVANPNGEAVIGKYPLLRPGEEEFVYESRTSLQSSRGSMEGSFTFVPGRLADAKGGPFAVEVASFPLQLPEYIF, encoded by the exons ATGGGGTTGGAGGATATGGGCGGGTTGGCGATGCACGTAATTCTGTCGAAATTGGCTCCGTCGGACGTTGCATCATTTTGCTGTGTCAGTGAAAGGCTTCGGGTTTGGGCCTCCGACGATTCCCTTTGGGCCCGATTCTGCTCCGACGAGCTCAATCTATCCTCCCCTCGCGATCCCAACGGCAATCCAACCGTTTCTTTTAAG GCAGCTTATAGAGCATGGCGAGAAGGATTTGCCATGTATCCATGGTCACTTGTTATGCGAGCCAAAAGTTGTTGGAGCAAACTTAAAGCGTGGTTGGCAGTAAACTTTCCCGAGGTTTTGCCAACTCTACGTAAGGGCGCATCTGAAGATGAAATCAAGCGGTTTGAGAAGTCTTTGAAAATAAAACTCCCCCTTCCTACTAGGGTTCTTTATCGCTTTTGTGATGGCCAAGAACTGCCTGATGAAGATATCAGTGGCAGCTTACCCTCAAGTTTGTTGGGTATCATTGGTGGTTATTCTGTGTACGATCACCTCGTGAATGTGTTCTTGTTACCCTTAAGCCAAATGGTACTTGAAACAAAGGATTATATGCGTCTGATAGGACTTAGTGGTAgatcatataaatatattgtagTGGCAGCTTCTGCTACTTACAGTgagaaaagtttttttttaaactgtATCAGCGGTCAACTTTTTGTGGGCACTAGGAATCTGGTGAAAGATGGAGAAATGCTGCCTTGTGTTCCTGATGCATTGATCAATTCAGTGCATGATCCAAAAGGTAGCCAACAGCAGGATGCCATGCTACTATGGCTAGAAGAACATGGACGTCGCTTGCAAGATGGAATTATTGGTGTTTGCCAAGAGAGAAAATTACGACGTATAAATCTGTTCCCTGAAAAAGCTCCCATCTGCTCCTCTGCTGTGACAAATGGCGTAAAG GTCCGTGCTTCGGCTGCATTTGTACCTGAGTTCAGTAACCTTCAAGATGAATCAGACAAGTTTATGTTTGCTTATTCCATCCGCCTATCTCTTTCTCCTGATGGATGCATCATCAATGGAATGACCTTCAGCTCTTGCCAATTGTATTGGAGAAGCTGGATTATACGCGATAATGATTTGGTTGTAGCTAATCCCAATGGAGAAGCTGTGATAGGGAAG TATCCACTACTACGTCCTGGTGAAGAAGAGTTTGTCTATGAGAGTAGGACAAGTCTGCAATCCTCTCGTGGATCTATGGAGGGTTCTTTTACTTTTGTTCCTGGAAG ATTGGCAGATGCAAAAGGTGGACCATTTGCAGTTGAAGTAGCTTCATTTCCACTTCAGCTTCCAGAATACATTTTCTGA
- the LOC142527436 gene encoding uncharacterized protein LOC142527436, which translates to MLHNMIQPQEQQLSIEEITSPFETQLSGFCESDLFPETMQDSEVTSTSNCCHDEQSSYLTNYSFNYSDMNTYNNIMHSDMKTVVASTSVSAATATTPSISPSTPTIITAIDDCMSIIFGSTDDQIENDISNSIDFTTLSSSFPVYPYSQHVSNQEQFNISSIGSQFSLDMIDGSPHTAHQYISEKQQAVVLPPPGVVPVMGPWIPTAYEAECGMPSVPSYLSLRSSLPGCALNDPMMGQYLHSCSINAPFSAENLGIFTGSGLLMGSDISQEMEFQVENGGILMSDSMPRVFNHTYESQHLDAHGGPNTAPLNSEISSLEDPNFKVGKLSVEERKRKIHRYMKKRNERNFSKKIKYACRKTLADSRPRVRGRFAKNDELGDIGRSDGSNHEDDKDEDFSLFLSQIPADHQRKVVVRGEDSTDSSDILAHINDVNSFKWYPIQSWI; encoded by the exons ATGCTGCACAACATGATTCAACCTCAAGAACAACAGCTCTCAATT GAAGAAATTACAAGCCCATTTGAAACTCAACTTTCAGGGTTCTGTGAGTCAGACTTATTTCCAGAAACAATGCAGGATTCTGAAGTTACGTCAACTTCTAATTGTTGTCATGATGAGCAATCATCTTATCTGACAAATTATTCCTTTAATTACTCAGATATGAACACATACAATAATATCATGCATAGTGACATGAAAACAGTCGTTGCCTCTACCTCTGTCTCTGCCGCCACCGCCACCACACCTTCCATCAGCCCCTCGACGCCAACCATCATCACCGCCATAGACGACTGCATGTCCATAATCTTCGGTTCAACTGATGATCAGATAGAGAATGACATATCGAATTCAATAGACTTCACCACCCTTTCTTCATCCTTTCCAGTCTACCCTTATTCTCAACACGTGAGCAATCAAGAACAATTCAACATTTCTTCGATAGGCAGTCAGTTTTCATTAGATATGATTGATGGATCACCGCACACGGCTCATCAATACATATCTGAAAAGCAACAGGCTGTGGTGCTTCCACCGCCAGGGGTGGTTCCCGTGATGGGACCATGGATTCCGACAGCTTATGAAGCGGAATGCGGCATGCCTTCTGTGCCATCTTACCTTTCTTTAAGGTCCTCATTACCTGGTTGCGCGCTTAATGATCCCATGATGGGACAATATTTGCATTCATGCAGCATAAACGCACCATTTTCTGCAGAAAATTTAGGGATTTTCACAGGGAGTGGTTTGCTCATGGGCTCAGATATTTCACAGGAAATGGAATTCCAAGTAGAAAATGGTGGAATTTTAATGTCTGACTCTATGCCAAGAGTTTTCAACCACACCTATGAGAGCCAACATCTGGATGCACATGGAGGTCCAAATACAGCTCCCCTGAACTCAGAGATTTCAAGTTTGGAAGATCCCAACTTCAAGGTGGGAAAGCTCTCTGTCgaagaaaggaaaaggaaaattcATAGATACATGAAGAAAAGGAACGAAAGGAACTTTAGCAAGAAAATCAAG TACGCTTGCCGCAAAACACTTGCTGATAGCAGGCCACGAGTTAGAGGACGATTTGCAAAGAATGATGAATTAGGAGATATCGGCAGAAGCGACGGTAGCAACCATGAAGATGATAAAGATGAAGACTTTAGCTTGTTTTTATCTCAAATCCCAGCTGATCATCAGCGCAAG GTGGTTGTAAGAGGAGAAGACAGCACAGACTCCTCAGATATCCTTGCGCATATAAACGATGTAAACTCTTTCAAATGGTATCCTATCCAATCTTGGATTTGA
- the LOC142527587 gene encoding uncharacterized protein LOC142527587 isoform X2, which translates to MLTVNVHSKLSLMAAPASSPSSASNSQVSAAHSSLAKVEPPPDESKEIMGSEEQRKEPIKDPIDILEGDEYMEKLQRYEADYKQYLMSKYFTDKTIFGGNIFDVKMNIDGHTTYSSEVVSLPILSRSSKF; encoded by the exons ATGCTAACAGTAAATGTTCATTCAAAGCTCTCTCTAATGGCGGCACCAGCTTCGTCACCAAGCTCAGCTTCCAACTCCCAAGTCTCCGCCGCACATTCTTCTTTAGCCAAAGTTGAGCCGCCGCCG gatgaatctaAAGAGATAATGGGTTCCGAGGAGCAAAGGAAAGAGCCCATTAAAGACCCAATCGA TATTTTGGAGGGAGATGAATACATGGAAAAGTTGCAGAGATATGAGGCTGATTACAAACAATATTTGATGTCGAAATATTTCACAGACAAGACTATCTTTGGAGGCAATATATTTGATGTGAAAATGAATATAGATGGGCATACTACCTACAGCAGCGAG GTTGTCTCCTTACCAATCTTATCTAGATCCAGCAAGTTTTGA
- the LOC142527587 gene encoding uncharacterized protein LOC142527587 isoform X1: MLTVNVHSKLSLMAAPASSPSSASNSQVSAAHSSLAKVEPPPDESKEIMGSEEQRKEPIKDPIDILEGDEYMEKLQRYEADYKQYLMSKYFTDKTIFGGNIFDVKMNIDGHTTYSSEVQRVLNAFKIFLHLLLY, from the exons ATGCTAACAGTAAATGTTCATTCAAAGCTCTCTCTAATGGCGGCACCAGCTTCGTCACCAAGCTCAGCTTCCAACTCCCAAGTCTCCGCCGCACATTCTTCTTTAGCCAAAGTTGAGCCGCCGCCG gatgaatctaAAGAGATAATGGGTTCCGAGGAGCAAAGGAAAGAGCCCATTAAAGACCCAATCGA TATTTTGGAGGGAGATGAATACATGGAAAAGTTGCAGAGATATGAGGCTGATTACAAACAATATTTGATGTCGAAATATTTCACAGACAAGACTATCTTTGGAGGCAATATATTTGATGTGAAAATGAATATAGATGGGCATACTACCTACAGCAGCGAGGTACAAAGAGTCCTCAATGCTTTCAAAATCTTTCTTCACTTGCTACTATACTGA